A genomic region of Azoarcus sp. KH32C contains the following coding sequences:
- a CDS encoding NUDIX domain-containing protein produces MRSSPPSKRDPLEEVELESRPVYDGVLLKVRQDRVVLPDGAESVREYVCHPGAVVVIAVLADGSLVFERQFRYPLRRAFLELPAGKIDAGEELLECAQRELREETGYEAGAWEYAGVMHPCIGYSDERIEIFVARDLAHVGDALDHGEFLEVLSLQPQEAIAAIFDGLITDAKTITALFRAIPLLGWSIVPAGPAPKA; encoded by the coding sequence ATGCGCTCCTCGCCTCCCTCTAAGCGAGATCCACTCGAGGAAGTCGAGCTCGAGTCCCGCCCGGTCTACGATGGCGTACTGCTGAAGGTACGCCAGGACCGGGTGGTCCTTCCAGACGGTGCGGAGAGCGTCCGCGAGTACGTTTGCCATCCGGGGGCGGTCGTTGTGATCGCCGTTCTAGCGGATGGCTCGCTGGTTTTTGAGCGCCAGTTCCGGTATCCGCTGCGGCGTGCGTTTCTCGAGTTGCCCGCAGGCAAGATCGACGCGGGAGAGGAGTTGCTCGAGTGTGCGCAGCGGGAATTGCGGGAGGAGACCGGGTACGAGGCGGGTGCCTGGGAGTACGCCGGCGTGATGCACCCGTGTATCGGTTACTCCGACGAGCGGATAGAGATCTTTGTCGCTCGCGATCTCGCGCATGTCGGCGATGCGCTGGATCATGGAGAATTTCTCGAGGTCCTGAGCCTGCAGCCTCAGGAGGCGATTGCGGCGATATTCGACGGCTTGATTACCGACGCGAAGACGATTACCGCGTTGTTCCGGGCCATACCCTTGCTGGGCTGGAGTATCGTGCCGGCCGGACCGGCCCCCAAAGCTTGA
- the nuoN gene encoding NADH-quinone oxidoreductase subunit NuoN yields MNFVVPDFYPATAEIFVAVMALVIMLSATFARRIASDLAYGLTQLTLLFAAALTILVSPNLLAAVAAVIAEVPLFGNQLAEGVMGLAQGYAANEVVATFNGMFIGDMLGGLLKVFSLLAVAIALLYGRGYMADRKIERAEYYLLSLLMSLGMMVMISANHLLSLYMGLEMMSLSLYGMVAFDRDSARSTEAAMKYFALGALASGLLLYGISMIYGATGSLELSAIAQSIYQQAANKTVLVFGLVFILAGLAFKLGVVPFHMWVPDVYQGAPTAVTLVISTAPKLAAFAMTMRVLVYGLFELADQWQSMLMFLAVLSIILGNLAAIAQTNIKRMLAYSGISHMGFVLLGMLAGVVDGDRNFALNAYSSAMFYAVSYVIMSLASFGMVILLSRAGFEAETIDDFKGLNKRSSWFAAVMMMVMFSMAGIPFFIGFFAKLSVLQAVVAAGYVWLAVLAVVMSVIGAYYYLRVVKVMYFDEPQDPAPISAPGELRVLLTANGLAIAVLGLLPQGLMSLCAYALLASL; encoded by the coding sequence ATGAATTTCGTTGTCCCGGACTTCTACCCCGCAACGGCCGAGATATTCGTCGCCGTGATGGCGCTCGTGATCATGCTCAGCGCGACGTTTGCGCGTCGCATCGCGAGCGATCTTGCCTACGGCCTGACGCAGCTCACGCTGTTGTTTGCCGCTGCCTTGACGATCCTGGTGAGCCCCAACCTGCTCGCGGCCGTCGCGGCCGTGATTGCGGAAGTGCCTCTGTTCGGCAATCAACTCGCCGAAGGCGTGATGGGCTTGGCCCAGGGCTATGCGGCCAATGAAGTCGTTGCGACGTTCAACGGCATGTTCATCGGTGACATGCTCGGCGGGCTGTTGAAGGTCTTCTCTCTGCTGGCCGTTGCGATTGCGCTGCTGTACGGGCGCGGATATATGGCTGACCGCAAGATCGAACGCGCCGAGTATTACCTGCTGTCGTTGCTCATGAGCCTTGGCATGATGGTGATGATCAGTGCCAATCATCTGCTGTCGCTCTACATGGGCCTCGAAATGATGTCCCTGTCGCTGTATGGCATGGTGGCGTTCGATCGCGATTCTGCCCGTTCGACCGAAGCGGCGATGAAGTACTTTGCGCTCGGCGCACTGGCATCTGGTCTTCTGCTCTATGGCATCTCGATGATCTACGGCGCGACGGGCAGCCTGGAACTGTCGGCGATCGCACAGTCGATCTACCAGCAGGCGGCCAACAAGACCGTTCTCGTGTTCGGTCTGGTGTTCATCCTGGCCGGTCTGGCGTTCAAGCTTGGCGTCGTTCCGTTCCATATGTGGGTGCCGGACGTGTATCAGGGCGCACCGACCGCTGTGACGCTGGTGATCTCGACCGCGCCGAAGCTGGCTGCCTTCGCGATGACAATGCGCGTGCTGGTGTATGGCCTGTTCGAACTTGCCGATCAGTGGCAGTCGATGCTGATGTTCCTGGCAGTGCTGTCGATCATCTTGGGCAACCTCGCGGCGATCGCACAAACCAATATCAAGCGGATGCTGGCCTATTCGGGTATCTCGCACATGGGCTTCGTGCTGCTCGGCATGCTGGCCGGGGTGGTCGACGGCGATCGCAATTTCGCCCTGAATGCCTATAGTTCGGCGATGTTCTACGCCGTGTCCTATGTGATCATGAGCCTGGCGTCGTTCGGCATGGTGATCTTGCTGTCGCGCGCCGGTTTCGAAGCCGAAACCATCGACGACTTCAAGGGACTCAACAAGCGCAGCTCTTGGTTCGCCGCCGTGATGATGATGGTGATGTTCTCGATGGCCGGCATCCCGTTCTTCATCGGCTTCTTCGCCAAACTGTCGGTCCTCCAGGCCGTTGTCGCGGCCGGTTATGTGTGGCTCGCGGTCCTGGCGGTGGTGATGTCGGTGATCGGCGCGTACTACTACCTGCGCGTCGTGAAGGTGATGTACTTCGACGAGCCGCAGGATCCGGCGCCGATCAGCGCCCCCGGCGAATTGCGTGTGCTGCTGACGGCCAACGGTCTCGCGATTGCGGTCCTGGGCCTGCTGCCGCAGGGGTTGATGTCGCTGTGCGCCTATGCGCTCCTCGCCTCCCTCTAA
- a CDS encoding NADH-quinone oxidoreductase subunit M has translation MTGMPFLSLAIWIPILGGLLVLATGSDRNAPLARFLSILVALAGFAVSIPLFVLFDSSSSAMQFSEFMPWIPRFNINYHLGVDGISVLFVLLNAFITIMVVMAGWQVIQEKVAQYMAAFLIMSGLMNGIFSALDGILFYVFFEASLIPLYLVIGVWGGPNRVYAAIKFFLYTLIGSLMMLIALLYLFMEAGGSFNILEWHNLPLGSSAQHLIFWAFLLAFAVKVPMWPVHTWLPDAHVEAPTGGSVVLAAIALKLGAYGFLRFSLPIVPDASQAMAPMMITLSLIAVIYIGFVALVQTDMKKLVAYSSISHMGFVTLGFFMFNPVGIEGALVQMISHGFVSGAMFLCIGVLYDRVHSRNIADYGGVVNTMPKFAAFFMLFSMANAGLPGTSGFIGEFMVVLGAVQFNFWVAFAAATTLIMGAAYTLWMYKRVVFGVVGNSHVAELADINAREFAFLALLGACVLAMGVYPLPFTEVMHSSVNELLRHVAVSKL, from the coding sequence ATGACGGGTATGCCATTCCTCAGCCTCGCGATCTGGATACCGATCCTGGGCGGGTTGCTCGTGCTAGCAACCGGCTCGGATCGCAACGCGCCGCTCGCGCGATTCCTTTCGATACTCGTTGCGCTCGCCGGGTTCGCTGTCTCGATCCCGCTGTTCGTGCTGTTCGACAGCTCGTCCAGCGCGATGCAGTTTTCCGAGTTCATGCCCTGGATCCCGCGCTTCAACATCAATTACCACCTCGGCGTTGATGGGATCTCTGTCCTCTTCGTATTGCTGAACGCGTTCATCACGATCATGGTCGTGATGGCCGGATGGCAGGTGATCCAAGAGAAGGTTGCCCAGTACATGGCAGCCTTCCTAATCATGTCCGGCCTCATGAACGGGATCTTCTCGGCACTCGACGGCATCCTGTTCTATGTCTTCTTCGAAGCGTCCCTGATTCCGCTGTACCTCGTGATCGGTGTGTGGGGCGGCCCGAATCGGGTTTATGCCGCAATCAAGTTCTTCCTTTACACGCTGATCGGCTCGCTGATGATGCTGATTGCACTGCTGTATCTATTCATGGAAGCGGGTGGCAGCTTCAATATTCTCGAGTGGCACAATCTTCCGCTCGGAAGCTCGGCGCAACATCTGATCTTCTGGGCGTTCCTGCTGGCATTTGCCGTGAAGGTGCCGATGTGGCCGGTGCATACCTGGTTGCCGGATGCACACGTCGAGGCTCCGACCGGTGGTTCCGTCGTGCTGGCTGCGATTGCCCTGAAGCTTGGCGCATACGGCTTCCTGCGCTTCTCGCTGCCGATCGTTCCCGATGCATCGCAGGCAATGGCTCCGATGATGATCACGCTGTCGTTGATCGCCGTGATCTACATTGGCTTCGTCGCGCTGGTCCAGACCGATATGAAGAAGCTGGTTGCGTACTCTTCGATCTCGCACATGGGCTTCGTGACGCTTGGGTTCTTCATGTTCAACCCGGTCGGGATCGAAGGCGCTCTGGTGCAGATGATCTCGCACGGCTTCGTGTCCGGCGCAATGTTCCTTTGCATCGGCGTGCTGTATGACCGCGTGCATTCGCGCAACATCGCCGATTACGGCGGTGTTGTGAACACGATGCCGAAGTTCGCCGCCTTCTTCATGCTGTTCTCGATGGCCAATGCGGGTCTGCCGGGCACGAGCGGCTTCATCGGTGAATTCATGGTGGTGTTGGGCGCCGTTCAGTTCAACTTCTGGGTGGCTTTCGCTGCGGCGACGACCCTGATCATGGGCGCTGCGTACACCCTGTGGATGTACAAGCGCGTGGTCTTCGGTGTGGTGGGTAACAGCCATGTGGCCGAACTTGCGGACATCAATGCCCGTGAATTTGCCTTCCTGGCGCTCCTTGGTGCATGTGTCCTGGCGATGGGGGTGTATCCGCTTCCCTTCACCGAGGTGATGCATTCTTCGGTTAATGAACTCCTGCGGCATGTTGCCGTGAGCAAGCTCTAA
- the nuoL gene encoding NADH-quinone oxidoreductase subunit L, producing MTDMQKLYLVVPLAPLAGAILAGLFGKIIGRAGAHIATILGVAIAFAASVVIFQDVQAGNTFNGTVYTWMKSGNLTFEVGFLVDSLTVMMMLVVTFVSLMVHIYTIGYMHEDPGYQRFFSYISLFTFSMLMLVMANNFMQLFFGWEAVGLVSYLLIGFWYERPTAIYANLKAFLVNRVGDFGFLLGIGLIAAYAGSLNYAEVFAKGGELAAQEMAATGWPLITAICICLFIGAMGKSAQVPLHVWLPDSMEGPTPISALIHAATMVTAGIFMVARMSPLFELSDVALSFVLVIGATTALFMGFLGIVQNDIKRVVAYSTLSQLGYMTVALGASAYSAAVFHLMTHAFFKALLFLGAGSVIIGMHHDQDMRNMGGLWKYMPITWVTSLLGSLALIGFPFFAGFYSKDSIIEAVHASHIPGSSYAFFCVMLGVFVTAFYSFRMYFLVFHGEERFGKAHGAHHDHEGDHDDEEVSADHHHGLAPGQKPHESPWVVTLPLVLLAIPSVVIGFFTIEPMLFGSWFKGVIHIAESHEAMAELAHEFDGPVAMALHGVTSLPFMLAMSGVAVAWFFYMVRPDIPAKIQRAFSPVHTLLENKYFFDRFNEVFFAGGARLLGRGLWKAGDQAVIDGMAVNGTARLVGWVAQVSRLFQTGHLYQYAFAMIIGVFILLTFWFNVG from the coding sequence ATGACGGACATGCAAAAGCTCTATCTCGTTGTACCGCTAGCGCCGTTGGCGGGAGCAATTCTGGCGGGGTTGTTCGGCAAGATCATCGGTCGCGCCGGCGCCCATATCGCCACGATTCTGGGGGTCGCGATCGCCTTCGCGGCATCGGTCGTGATCTTCCAGGACGTCCAGGCCGGTAATACGTTCAACGGGACGGTATACACGTGGATGAAGAGCGGGAACCTCACGTTCGAGGTTGGTTTCCTGGTTGATTCGCTTACGGTCATGATGATGTTGGTCGTGACCTTCGTGTCGCTGATGGTGCATATCTACACGATCGGCTACATGCATGAAGATCCTGGATATCAGCGCTTCTTCAGCTACATCTCGTTGTTCACGTTCTCCATGCTGATGCTCGTCATGGCGAACAATTTCATGCAATTGTTCTTCGGCTGGGAAGCCGTCGGTTTGGTGTCCTACCTGCTGATCGGTTTCTGGTACGAACGTCCGACCGCCATCTACGCGAACCTGAAGGCCTTTCTGGTCAACCGCGTCGGCGACTTCGGTTTTCTGCTTGGAATCGGTCTCATTGCAGCGTACGCGGGAAGCCTGAACTACGCAGAGGTGTTCGCGAAGGGCGGTGAGCTGGCTGCGCAAGAAATGGCAGCGACGGGCTGGCCCTTGATCACGGCGATCTGTATCTGCCTGTTCATCGGTGCGATGGGCAAGTCGGCGCAGGTTCCGCTTCACGTGTGGCTGCCGGACTCGATGGAAGGTCCGACGCCGATTTCGGCACTGATTCACGCGGCGACCATGGTTACCGCAGGCATCTTCATGGTGGCGCGGATGTCGCCGCTGTTCGAACTGTCGGACGTCGCGCTGTCGTTCGTGTTGGTCATCGGCGCCACGACCGCTCTGTTCATGGGTTTCCTCGGCATCGTCCAGAACGACATCAAGCGCGTCGTTGCGTATTCGACGCTTTCGCAGCTCGGCTACATGACTGTTGCGCTTGGTGCGTCGGCGTATTCCGCGGCGGTGTTCCACCTGATGACGCACGCGTTCTTCAAGGCGCTGCTGTTTCTTGGCGCCGGCTCGGTGATCATCGGCATGCACCATGATCAGGATATGCGCAACATGGGGGGGCTGTGGAAGTACATGCCGATCACCTGGGTCACGTCGCTGCTCGGTTCGCTCGCGTTGATCGGTTTCCCGTTCTTCGCAGGCTTCTACTCGAAGGACTCGATTATCGAGGCGGTCCACGCGTCCCATATTCCCGGTTCGAGCTACGCGTTCTTCTGTGTGATGCTCGGGGTTTTCGTCACTGCGTTCTACTCGTTCCGGATGTACTTCCTTGTGTTCCATGGCGAGGAACGGTTCGGCAAGGCTCACGGCGCACATCACGATCACGAGGGTGACCACGACGACGAGGAGGTGTCGGCCGATCACCATCACGGTCTGGCTCCCGGGCAAAAGCCGCACGAGTCGCCATGGGTCGTGACGTTGCCGCTGGTGCTGCTCGCAATTCCTTCTGTCGTGATCGGTTTCTTCACCATCGAACCGATGCTGTTTGGATCTTGGTTCAAAGGTGTGATCCACATTGCCGAGTCGCATGAAGCGATGGCGGAACTGGCTCACGAATTTGATGGACCGGTTGCGATGGCGCTGCATGGTGTTACGTCGCTACCGTTCATGCTGGCCATGAGTGGTGTTGCTGTCGCCTGGTTCTTTTACATGGTCCGGCCGGATATCCCGGCGAAGATTCAACGCGCATTCAGCCCGGTGCATACGCTGCTCGAGAACAAGTACTTCTTCGACCGGTTCAACGAGGTGTTCTTCGCGGGCGGTGCGCGTCTTCTGGGCCGTGGCCTTTGGAAGGCCGGCGACCAGGCGGTGATCGACGGCATGGCGGTCAATGGCACGGCAAGGCTGGTGGGGTGGGTCGCACAGGTCAGCCGTCTGTTCCAGACTGGGCACCTCTATCAGTACGCCTTTGCAATGATCATTGGGGTCTTCATCCTGCTGACCTTCTGGTTCAACGTAGGTTGA
- the nuoK gene encoding NADH-quinone oxidoreductase subunit NuoK encodes MMLSLSHYLILGAILFAISVVGIFLNRKNLIVLLMAIELMLLAVNLNFVAFSHYLGDLGGQIFVFFILTVAAAESAIGLAILVVLFRNLRTIHVDDLDSLKG; translated from the coding sequence ATGATGCTTTCGCTTTCCCATTACCTCATCCTGGGCGCGATCCTCTTCGCGATCAGCGTGGTCGGGATTTTCCTGAACCGAAAGAATCTGATCGTGCTGCTGATGGCCATCGAACTGATGTTGCTCGCGGTCAACCTGAATTTCGTCGCGTTCTCCCATTATCTGGGTGATCTTGGCGGGCAGATTTTCGTTTTCTTCATTCTCACGGTGGCAGCAGCTGAATCGGCGATCGGTCTCGCGATTTTGGTGGTGCTGTTCCGCAATCTGCGGACGATTCATGTGGATGATCTGGACAGCCTCAAGGGTTAA
- a CDS encoding NADH-quinone oxidoreductase subunit J encodes MEFKTFVFYVLSAIMVFAGLRVITARNPVHAALFLVLAFFTAGGIWLLLAAEFLAIVLVMVYVGAVMVLFLFVVMMLDINIDRLREGFWSYLPVGALIGALLVVEMALVLGGRYFGLEAMPEPPAALAGYSNTRELGRLLYTDYAYPFELASLLLLVAMVVAVTLTLRTRKGIRRVDPAVQVAVKRADCVELVSIPVEKE; translated from the coding sequence ATGGAATTCAAAACCTTTGTCTTTTACGTACTCTCGGCAATCATGGTCTTCGCCGGGCTGAGAGTCATTACTGCGAGGAACCCGGTGCATGCCGCGTTGTTCCTTGTGCTCGCCTTCTTCACTGCGGGCGGGATCTGGCTGCTTCTGGCTGCCGAGTTCCTCGCCATCGTGCTGGTGATGGTCTATGTCGGGGCAGTGATGGTCCTGTTCCTGTTTGTCGTCATGATGCTCGACATCAACATCGACAGACTGCGTGAAGGCTTCTGGAGTTATCTGCCGGTCGGTGCGTTGATTGGGGCCCTGCTGGTGGTCGAAATGGCACTTGTGCTGGGAGGGCGCTATTTCGGTCTCGAAGCCATGCCGGAACCGCCGGCCGCGCTAGCCGGCTACAGCAATACCCGCGAACTGGGGCGCTTGCTGTACACGGACTATGCGTACCCGTTCGAACTTGCCTCGTTGCTGCTGCTCGTCGCGATGGTAGTGGCAGTCACGCTGACGCTGCGTACGCGCAAGGGTATCCGTCGGGTGGATCCGGCGGTGCAAGTGGCAGTCAAGCGTGCTGATTGCGTCGAACTGGTTTCGATTCCGGTCGAAAAAGAATAA
- the nuoI gene encoding NADH-quinone oxidoreductase subunit NuoI, with product MGAKDYIGSLFLKELIKGMALTGRHLFARKITVQFPEEKTPQSSRFRGLHALRRYPNGEERCIACKLCEAICPAMAITIESDQRDDGSRRTTRYDIDLTKCIFCGFCEEACPVDAIVETRVFEYHGEQRGDLYYTKQMLLAVGDRHEAQIAADREADAKYR from the coding sequence ATGGGTGCGAAGGATTACATCGGTAGCCTGTTCCTCAAGGAACTGATTAAGGGCATGGCGCTTACGGGGCGACACCTGTTTGCGCGAAAAATTACGGTCCAGTTTCCGGAAGAGAAGACTCCTCAGAGTTCTCGTTTCCGTGGGCTGCACGCCTTGCGTCGCTACCCGAACGGCGAGGAGCGCTGCATCGCGTGCAAGCTGTGCGAAGCGATTTGTCCGGCGATGGCCATCACGATCGAATCGGATCAGCGGGACGACGGTTCGCGGCGTACGACACGGTATGACATCGATCTGACGAAATGCATCTTCTGCGGCTTCTGCGAAGAGGCTTGCCCGGTGGATGCGATCGTCGAGACGCGTGTGTTCGAGTATCACGGCGAGCAGCGCGGCGACCTTTACTACACGAAGCAGATGCTGCTTGCGGTCGGTGACCGGCACGAGGCGCAGATTGCCGCCGACCGCGAAGCCGATGCCAAGTATCGCTAA
- the nuoH gene encoding NADH-quinone oxidoreductase subunit NuoH, which translates to MEALLEPVSQFFGPTWPLVWTLAKIVAVVAPLMIGVAYLTLAERKVIGYMQVRIGPNRVGPKGLLQPMADGIKLLLKEIIVPSGASKGLFIVGPIMAIAPSLAAWVVVPFGDGLVLSNLNAGLLFLMAITSMEVYGVIIAGWASNSKYAFLGSMRAAAQMVSYEVAMGFALICVLMVSASLNLSDIVNSQGHGRFADMGFSILSWNWLPMFPMFVVYLISGIAETNRAPFDVVEGESEIVAGHMVEYSGMAFALFFLAEYANMFLVSAMTSTLFLGGWLSPFSAFPDGFLWLALKTAFILFLFLWARATFPRFRYDHIMRLGWKVFIPITLVWVLVVTVWMMSPLSIWK; encoded by the coding sequence ATGGAAGCGTTGCTTGAACCGGTATCACAGTTTTTCGGCCCAACCTGGCCGCTGGTGTGGACCCTCGCCAAGATCGTGGCCGTTGTCGCTCCGCTGATGATCGGCGTCGCGTATCTGACCCTTGCCGAGCGAAAGGTGATCGGCTACATGCAGGTCCGGATCGGTCCAAACCGAGTTGGTCCGAAAGGGCTGCTGCAGCCGATGGCGGACGGCATCAAGCTGCTCCTTAAGGAAATCATCGTTCCGTCGGGCGCGAGCAAGGGCTTGTTCATTGTCGGGCCGATCATGGCCATTGCCCCGTCGCTGGCTGCTTGGGTTGTGGTTCCGTTCGGTGACGGGCTGGTGCTTTCGAATCTTAACGCCGGCTTGTTGTTCCTGATGGCGATCACGTCGATGGAAGTCTACGGCGTCATCATCGCCGGGTGGGCGTCGAACTCGAAGTACGCGTTTCTCGGGTCGATGCGCGCGGCGGCACAAATGGTGTCGTACGAAGTGGCGATGGGCTTCGCACTGATTTGCGTGCTGATGGTCTCCGCGAGTCTCAATCTCTCCGACATAGTGAATTCGCAAGGGCATGGCCGATTCGCCGACATGGGTTTTTCGATCCTGTCGTGGAACTGGCTGCCGATGTTCCCGATGTTCGTGGTTTATCTGATCTCGGGTATCGCCGAGACCAACCGTGCGCCGTTCGACGTCGTCGAAGGCGAATCCGAAATCGTTGCCGGCCACATGGTCGAGTATTCGGGAATGGCGTTCGCGCTGTTCTTCCTCGCCGAGTACGCGAATATGTTCCTCGTGTCGGCAATGACCTCGACGCTCTTCCTGGGCGGGTGGCTGTCGCCGTTCAGCGCATTCCCCGACGGGTTCCTGTGGCTGGCGCTCAAGACTGCGTTCATCTTGTTCCTGTTTCTGTGGGCTCGAGCGACATTTCCGCGTTTCCGGTACGACCACATCATGCGGTTGGGCTGGAAGGTATTCATTCCTATCACCCTGGTTTGGGTGCTCGTGGTGACGGTGTGGATGATGTCCCCGCTGTCGATCTGGAAGTGA
- the nuoG gene encoding NADH-quinone oxidoreductase subunit NuoG gives MLEIEIDGKQVTVEDGSTIMDAATKTGAFIPHFCYHKKLSIAANCRMCLVQVEKAPKPLPACATPVTNGMKVWTRSEQAIKAQKGVMEFLLVNHPLDCPICDQGGECQLQDLAVGYGGSQSRYQEEKRVVLSKNLGPLVATDMTRCINCTRCVRFTTEIAGEMELGQAFRGEHAEIMPFVERTVDSELSGNIIDLCPVGALTSKPFRFAARTWELSRRKSVSPHDSLGANLIVQVKHDAVKRVLPLENEEVNECWLTDKDRFSYEGLSSDDRLTVPMLKEGGAWKQTDWQTALEFVANGLRKTSKENGPGAIGALASPHSTLEELHLLQKFTRAIGSDHVDFRLRQSDFRADGYREGVPSLGMSIADVSSLSRLLVIGSFLRKDAPLLCQRVRQAAKRGLEVSAVDSAADDWKLPVRNRAVVAPSAIVTTLLEVLSALASEKGVPVSEEFAGQLPSVIGDEARAIARSLSSGRKSAVWLGNLVVQSENAADIQLVAQEIARVAGASYGVIGEAANSVGGYLVKAHPLVGGLNARQMLEQPRKAYLLLNAEPDMDFADPVAAMAALGSAPLVVAMTAFKSASLLATADVLLPVAPFTETSGTFVNCEGRAQNFHAVARPLGETRPAWKVLRVLGNLFKFDGFEQNDSEAVAAEVLGEEIASRLSSRISGLSLAPAASASAGLERVSDVPMYAADPLVRRAVSLQKTRDAKAAPVRASASTLSALGIDAGARVRVRQGGAAVECKVVADDSVAANCVRIAAAHPETVALGAMCGQISLERI, from the coding sequence ATGCTAGAGATCGAAATCGACGGCAAGCAGGTGACGGTCGAGGATGGCAGCACCATCATGGATGCTGCTACCAAGACCGGTGCTTTCATCCCGCACTTCTGTTATCACAAGAAACTCTCGATTGCCGCCAATTGCCGTATGTGCTTGGTGCAGGTTGAGAAGGCGCCGAAGCCGCTGCCGGCCTGCGCGACCCCCGTCACCAATGGCATGAAGGTCTGGACGAGGTCGGAACAGGCGATCAAGGCACAAAAGGGCGTCATGGAGTTTCTGCTGGTCAACCATCCGCTCGACTGTCCGATCTGTGACCAAGGTGGTGAGTGCCAGCTTCAGGATTTGGCAGTTGGCTACGGTGGCAGCCAGTCGCGTTACCAGGAAGAGAAGCGCGTCGTTCTCAGTAAGAACTTGGGGCCGCTCGTCGCCACGGACATGACTCGCTGCATCAATTGCACGCGCTGTGTTCGTTTCACGACAGAAATCGCCGGTGAAATGGAACTGGGCCAGGCGTTTCGCGGAGAGCATGCGGAAATCATGCCGTTCGTCGAGCGGACGGTCGATTCCGAACTTTCCGGAAATATCATCGATCTGTGCCCGGTCGGTGCACTGACGTCGAAGCCGTTCCGCTTCGCCGCGCGGACGTGGGAGTTGTCCCGCCGCAAGTCTGTCAGCCCGCATGATTCGCTGGGGGCGAATCTGATCGTTCAGGTTAAGCACGATGCGGTGAAACGCGTTCTGCCTCTCGAAAACGAAGAGGTGAACGAGTGCTGGCTCACGGACAAGGATCGCTTTTCGTATGAAGGGCTTAGCAGCGACGACCGGCTGACTGTTCCCATGCTCAAGGAAGGTGGGGCGTGGAAGCAGACCGATTGGCAGACTGCGCTCGAGTTCGTTGCAAACGGGCTGCGGAAGACCAGCAAGGAAAATGGACCTGGCGCAATCGGTGCGTTGGCATCGCCGCATTCCACGCTTGAGGAACTGCATCTCCTGCAGAAGTTTACTCGCGCGATCGGCTCGGACCACGTGGATTTCCGTCTGCGCCAGAGTGATTTCCGCGCGGACGGATACCGCGAAGGCGTCCCGTCGCTCGGCATGTCGATCGCAGACGTCTCGAGCCTGAGTCGCTTGCTGGTCATTGGAAGTTTCCTGCGCAAGGACGCGCCGCTCCTCTGTCAGCGTGTTCGACAAGCCGCGAAGCGTGGGCTCGAAGTGAGTGCGGTCGATTCGGCGGCTGATGATTGGAAGCTACCGGTCCGGAATCGTGCTGTGGTCGCTCCGTCTGCAATCGTTACGACGCTTCTCGAGGTTCTTTCCGCGCTTGCGAGCGAAAAGGGCGTGCCGGTCTCCGAGGAGTTTGCCGGACAGTTGCCGTCGGTAATCGGCGACGAAGCGCGCGCAATCGCACGCAGTCTGTCCAGCGGTCGCAAGTCTGCTGTTTGGCTCGGCAATCTGGTGGTGCAGAGTGAGAATGCAGCCGACATCCAGCTGGTCGCGCAGGAGATTGCGCGCGTTGCTGGTGCGAGTTATGGCGTGATCGGCGAGGCTGCGAACAGCGTGGGTGGATATTTGGTTAAGGCTCATCCGCTTGTCGGCGGGCTGAATGCGCGCCAAATGCTGGAACAGCCCCGGAAGGCCTACCTGCTTTTGAACGCCGAACCGGACATGGATTTCGCGGACCCCGTTGCAGCGATGGCGGCCCTTGGCTCGGCGCCCTTGGTTGTGGCGATGACGGCGTTCAAGTCGGCTTCGCTGCTCGCGACGGCGGACGTTCTGCTCCCGGTGGCTCCTTTCACCGAAACGTCGGGCACATTTGTGAATTGCGAAGGCCGTGCCCAGAATTTCCACGCGGTTGCTCGTCCCCTTGGCGAGACCCGACCGGCATGGAAGGTCCTTCGTGTGCTCGGCAACCTGTTCAAGTTCGACGGGTTCGAGCAGAACGACTCCGAAGCCGTCGCCGCCGAGGTCCTTGGTGAAGAAATCGCTTCGCGCTTGTCGAGCCGCATCTCCGGTTTGTCGTTAGCGCCCGCTGCCTCCGCTTCTGCCGGGCTGGAGCGCGTCAGTGACGTGCCGATGTATGCCGCCGACCCCCTGGTCCGCCGCGCAGTCTCGTTGCAGAAGACCAGAGATGCCAAGGCCGCCCCGGTTCGCGCGAGCGCTTCGACGTTGAGCGCACTGGGTATCGACGCTGGCGCGCGCGTTCGTGTGAGGCAAGGTGGTGCGGCCGTGGAGTGCAAGGTCGTTGCCGATGATTCGGTTGCTGCCAACTGCGTCCGAATCGCTGCTGCTCATCCTGAGACTGTTGCGCTGGGCGCGATGTGCGGCCAGATCAGCCTGGAGCGAATCTAA